A genomic segment from Flavobacterium inviolabile encodes:
- a CDS encoding efflux RND transporter periplasmic adaptor subunit — translation MIKVFVVMIMISLTSCGQGGNGEAPQMPKPEVDFFIAQSTTGEVEKKYPGSIEGSVNVDIKAQVSGYLEAIYVKEGEYVQQGQSLFKIKGDVFAEQVNNSQAAYKAALANLSNARLEIEKIKPLVAGKVVSEIQLQTAQANYEAAVAQVAQAKAALGSSKLNADFSLIKAPVSGYISRIPNRIGNLVTPNDAAPLTTLSEINNVFVYFSMSEADYLAVLREGMSKTPVSLILADGSTYEHKGKLETASGNIDRTTGSIALKAIFPNPEKYLRAGGSARVVLNNSLSAVLTVPMASVKDIQDKFFVFTLTANDKVAMTPIEIAGSAGNNYFVSKGIKQGDKIALNNIDLLNHEMVVVPKVAALAAKK, via the coding sequence TTGATAAAGGTTTTCGTGGTAATGATTATGATAAGCCTCACCTCATGCGGACAAGGAGGCAACGGAGAGGCACCGCAAATGCCCAAGCCGGAAGTCGATTTTTTTATAGCCCAGTCCACAACCGGTGAAGTCGAGAAAAAATACCCCGGCAGCATTGAAGGAAGCGTTAATGTTGATATCAAAGCACAGGTGTCCGGCTATCTTGAAGCGATTTATGTTAAAGAAGGAGAGTATGTACAGCAGGGACAATCCCTGTTTAAAATTAAGGGAGATGTTTTTGCCGAACAGGTAAACAATAGTCAGGCTGCCTATAAAGCGGCTTTGGCAAACCTTTCCAACGCCAGACTGGAAATTGAAAAAATAAAGCCGCTGGTAGCCGGAAAAGTAGTTTCAGAAATTCAGCTGCAAACCGCTCAGGCAAATTATGAAGCTGCGGTAGCCCAGGTAGCTCAGGCAAAAGCAGCCTTGGGTTCTTCTAAGCTTAACGCCGATTTCTCACTGATAAAAGCACCGGTAAGCGGTTACATCAGCCGTATTCCGAACCGTATCGGGAACCTGGTTACGCCTAATGATGCTGCACCGTTAACCACTTTATCCGAAATAAACAACGTTTTTGTATACTTCTCAATGAGTGAAGCCGACTATTTGGCAGTATTGAGAGAAGGTATGTCCAAAACACCGGTAAGCCTTATTTTAGCCGACGGAAGTACCTATGAACACAAAGGGAAACTGGAAACGGCAAGCGGAAATATTGACCGTACTACCGGAAGTATTGCTCTGAAAGCAATTTTCCCGAATCCGGAAAAATACCTGCGTGCCGGCGGTTCGGCAAGAGTGGTGCTCAATAACAGCCTTTCTGCTGTACTGACCGTTCCGATGGCAAGTGTAAAAGACATACAGGACAAGTTTTTTGTATTTACGCTGACCGCAAACGATAAAGTTGCGATGACCCCTATAGAAATAGCCGGAAGTGCAGGCAATAACTACTTTGTGAGCAAAGGCATAAAACAGGGCGATAAGATCGCACTGAACAACATTGACCTCCTGAACCACGAAATGGTTGTAGTACCCAAAGTAGCAGCTTTAGCGGCTAAAAAATAA
- a CDS encoding efflux RND transporter permease subunit, whose translation MLKNIIDRPVLATVISIVLVILGIIGLTRLSVTRFPDISPPTVMVSGSYPGGNSETVIRSVVTPLEEQINGVENMQYIKSTASNDGSFSINVVFKQGVDPDQAAVNVQNRVQQATPKLPQEVIRMGLTTSKQQNSMIVIFNLYTDDNSKYDELFLQNYANINLVPQIKRVPGVGQAQIFGAKDYSMRVWLDPRKMANAGLIPSDVTQAIADQSLESAPGKLGEESKSALEYIIRYKGKKNKPEQYEDIVVKNDGQNILRLKDVARVEFGSISYSGDNMSNGKNAVTVAILQTSGSNANDIEIGVNREIERLSKSFPPGVKYVSVMSTKERLDEATGQVKSTLIEAFLLVFIVVFIFLQDLRSTIIPAIAVPVAIVGTFFFLLVFGFTINILTLFALVLAIGIVVDDAIVVVEAVHSKMEEDAGLTAKEATHTAMSEITGAVISITLVMAAVFIPIGFMTGSSGIFYKQFAYTLAIAIIISAVNALTLTPALCALLLKNKHSGNHHDAVPETSFKQRFFTGFNTGFNNLTGKYIKGVRFLINRKWLAAGLVTIVSAVAFLMMMSTPKSFVPLEDDGFMIYSLSMPPGTALDRTTEVVKKIEKTLDGMEAFDNHTSITGFNILSNSASPAYGLGFLKLKPKKDRGAVKDIEAILNDVNARLSTIKEGSIMVLRMPPVEGFGVTSGAEIVLQDRTARDPAVLKAMADKVIGQIMQQPGVQFAYTTFRADYPQLELEVDEDKAKQMGVSVRDLLNNIQTYFAGDQSADFTRFGKFYRVNVKADGIFRTDEAAFNEIFVRNAKMEMVPVKALVTLKKVYGPESVNRYNLYNSVSITAVALPGYSNGEIMGNLEKVLDTLPSDYTYEWTGLSLEEKSAGNQTVAIFGLCLLFVFFLLAAQYESYLLPLAVLLSIPTGILGAFAGIKTVGLDNNIYVQVGLIMLVGLLAKNAILIVEFALQRRKSGLSIIEAAIEGARSRLRPIIMTSLAFIVGMIPLMFATGGTAVGNKSISISAAIGMLSGVVLGVFVIPLLFIFFQYLQEKISGNNKMNQTINRN comes from the coding sequence ATGTTAAAAAACATAATAGACAGGCCGGTACTGGCTACCGTAATTTCCATTGTATTGGTAATACTTGGAATCATTGGCCTTACAAGATTGTCGGTAACCCGCTTTCCCGATATTTCGCCGCCTACAGTAATGGTGAGCGGTTCCTATCCCGGAGGGAATAGCGAAACCGTTATCCGTTCGGTAGTAACACCGTTGGAAGAACAGATCAACGGGGTGGAAAACATGCAGTACATTAAATCAACTGCCAGTAACGACGGTTCGTTTTCCATCAACGTGGTATTCAAACAGGGTGTCGACCCGGATCAGGCAGCTGTAAACGTACAAAACAGGGTACAGCAGGCAACACCAAAACTGCCGCAGGAGGTAATCCGTATGGGATTAACCACTTCCAAGCAGCAGAACAGTATGATCGTTATCTTTAACCTGTATACGGACGACAACAGCAAATACGACGAATTGTTCCTGCAAAACTATGCGAATATCAATCTGGTACCACAGATAAAACGGGTACCGGGCGTAGGACAGGCACAGATTTTCGGGGCTAAGGACTATTCGATGCGTGTTTGGCTGGATCCGCGTAAAATGGCAAATGCCGGACTGATCCCTTCCGATGTAACGCAGGCAATAGCCGACCAGAGTCTGGAATCGGCTCCGGGTAAACTGGGAGAAGAATCAAAATCGGCTTTGGAATACATTATCCGTTACAAAGGGAAAAAGAACAAGCCGGAACAATATGAAGATATTGTTGTTAAAAATGACGGACAGAACATACTGCGCCTTAAAGATGTGGCGCGGGTAGAATTCGGATCCATTTCCTATAGCGGTGATAATATGTCGAACGGTAAAAATGCCGTTACGGTAGCGATCCTGCAAACCTCTGGCTCGAATGCCAATGATATTGAAATAGGCGTTAACCGGGAAATCGAAAGACTGTCGAAATCCTTTCCGCCGGGTGTGAAATACGTAAGTGTAATGAGTACCAAAGAGCGGTTGGATGAAGCCACCGGACAGGTAAAATCGACCTTGATCGAAGCTTTCCTGCTCGTGTTTATAGTTGTGTTTATCTTCCTTCAGGATCTGCGTTCTACGATTATTCCGGCGATAGCTGTTCCGGTAGCGATTGTAGGAACATTTTTCTTCCTGCTGGTATTCGGTTTCACGATCAACATCCTGACGTTGTTTGCATTGGTACTGGCCATCGGTATTGTGGTGGATGATGCCATTGTGGTGGTTGAAGCCGTACACAGTAAGATGGAAGAAGATGCCGGCCTTACGGCTAAAGAGGCTACCCATACGGCCATGTCGGAAATTACCGGGGCGGTAATCTCGATTACACTGGTTATGGCTGCGGTATTTATTCCTATTGGTTTTATGACCGGATCATCGGGGATTTTCTATAAGCAGTTTGCCTATACTTTAGCCATTGCCATTATCATTTCGGCAGTAAATGCATTAACGCTAACGCCGGCTTTATGTGCCTTATTGTTAAAGAATAAGCATAGCGGAAACCATCATGATGCGGTGCCGGAAACAAGCTTTAAGCAGCGTTTTTTTACCGGTTTCAATACCGGTTTCAACAACCTGACCGGGAAATACATTAAAGGTGTTCGTTTCCTGATTAACAGAAAATGGCTGGCAGCCGGTCTGGTAACAATTGTGAGTGCGGTTGCTTTCCTGATGATGATGAGTACGCCAAAGAGTTTTGTACCGCTGGAAGACGACGGATTTATGATCTACAGCTTGTCGATGCCGCCGGGAACTGCCCTGGACCGTACAACCGAAGTGGTTAAGAAAATTGAAAAAACTCTGGATGGAATGGAAGCCTTTGACAACCATACCAGTATTACCGGATTTAACATCCTGAGCAACAGTGCGAGTCCGGCTTACGGATTAGGATTCTTAAAACTGAAACCGAAAAAAGACAGGGGAGCAGTAAAAGATATTGAAGCCATTTTAAATGATGTCAACGCCAGATTGTCCACAATAAAAGAAGGCTCGATCATGGTACTGCGTATGCCTCCGGTAGAAGGATTCGGGGTGACCAGTGGTGCCGAAATCGTGTTACAGGACCGGACGGCACGTGATCCGGCGGTACTGAAAGCGATGGCCGATAAAGTAATCGGACAGATCATGCAGCAACCGGGTGTGCAATTTGCCTATACCACTTTCCGTGCCGATTATCCGCAGCTGGAACTGGAAGTTGATGAAGACAAAGCGAAGCAGATGGGCGTAAGCGTCCGGGATCTGTTAAACAATATTCAGACCTATTTTGCAGGAGATCAGTCGGCTGACTTTACCCGTTTCGGGAAATTCTACCGTGTGAATGTTAAGGCAGACGGTATCTTCCGAACCGATGAAGCCGCTTTTAATGAAATATTCGTACGCAATGCCAAAATGGAAATGGTACCGGTTAAAGCCCTGGTTACCCTGAAAAAGGTGTACGGACCGGAATCGGTGAACCGCTATAACCTGTACAACTCCGTTAGTATTACAGCTGTAGCCTTACCGGGATACAGTAACGGAGAAATTATGGGCAACCTGGAAAAAGTACTGGACACGCTTCCGTCTGATTATACTTATGAATGGACCGGATTGAGTTTAGAAGAAAAATCGGCAGGTAACCAGACGGTAGCGATCTTCGGATTGTGTCTGCTATTTGTATTCTTCCTGCTGGCTGCACAGTATGAAAGCTATTTACTGCCATTGGCGGTATTACTGTCCATACCAACGGGAATATTGGGGGCTTTTGCCGGAATTAAAACGGTAGGACTGGATAACAACATTTATGTACAGGTAGGATTGATTATGCTGGTAGGACTGTTGGCCAAAAATGCCATCCTGATTGTGGAATTTGCATTGCAAAGGCGAAAATCGGGATTATCGATTATTGAAGCCGCAATTGAAGGGGCGAGATCCAGGCTGCGCCCGATTATCATGACCTCACTGGCTTTTATTGTGGGAATGATACCGCTGATGTTTGCCACAGGAGGTACTGCAGTAGGAAATAAATCCATCAGTATAAGTGCTGCGATAGGAATGTTAAGCGGAGTGGTATTAGGTGTTTTTGTCATACCGTTGCTCTTTATATTCTTCCAGTATTTACAGGAAAAGATTTCCGGTAACAACAAAATGAATCAGACTATAAACAGAAACTAA
- a CDS encoding TolC family protein, with translation MKIVNNIAIALCTAMIASSCVVGKKYARTDLNTPEQYREQLAVTGDTLLLPWKSFYKDPLLAELIEKALAKNNEVLTAVKSMEQLDLAYKQAKHSLMPTLEFSTGANRTYQSRNSLNGSLSEQFTGKNYLDDYSANLSLSWEADIWGKAALQKRDARAGYFAQKENLSALKTRIIVQVAQAYYNLLGLDEQLKIAEKNIELSDNTLAMMQLQYKSGNINSLAVDQTEAQKKTAELLVPLAKTNIAVQENALRILCGDYPDSIQRSGSLDVNALHDVFDAGVPAALLSRRPDVKAAEFAVMSATAKTGLAKAAMYPRLSITPQIGVNSFEFDSWFDFPGSVTKNIAANLVQPIFQKRTLRTAYQVAQLEQEKAAIQFKQSFLVAVGEVSDALSKIKYAKERLQLIDQKTASLEKATKGAMLLYKSGMATYLEVITAQNNALQNDLEVINLKLEKLNASGDLYRALGGGVN, from the coding sequence ATGAAAATAGTAAACAATATAGCGATTGCCTTATGTACCGCCATGATTGCATCGTCCTGTGTGGTGGGTAAAAAATATGCCCGTACGGATTTAAACACTCCGGAACAATACCGGGAACAGCTTGCGGTAACGGGAGATACCCTTTTACTGCCGTGGAAAAGCTTTTATAAAGATCCTTTGCTGGCAGAACTTATCGAAAAGGCACTGGCCAAAAACAACGAAGTGCTTACGGCTGTTAAAAGTATGGAACAGCTGGACCTGGCCTATAAACAGGCGAAGCATTCACTGATGCCCACATTGGAATTTTCAACCGGGGCAAACCGGACCTATCAGTCCAGAAACTCTTTAAACGGTTCGTTAAGCGAGCAGTTTACCGGGAAAAACTATCTGGATGATTATAGTGCAAACCTGAGTCTTTCGTGGGAAGCCGATATCTGGGGCAAGGCTGCTTTGCAGAAAAGAGATGCCAGAGCCGGTTATTTTGCCCAGAAAGAAAACCTTTCGGCATTAAAAACCAGGATCATTGTCCAGGTGGCACAGGCATATTACAATCTTTTGGGACTGGACGAGCAGCTCAAAATTGCTGAGAAAAATATTGAACTATCGGACAATACTTTAGCAATGATGCAATTGCAGTACAAATCCGGGAATATCAATTCGCTGGCAGTCGATCAGACCGAAGCACAGAAAAAAACAGCTGAATTGCTGGTACCGCTGGCGAAAACAAATATAGCGGTGCAGGAAAATGCCCTGCGTATTTTGTGTGGCGACTATCCGGACAGTATACAGCGTTCGGGCAGCCTGGATGTGAATGCGCTGCATGATGTTTTTGACGCAGGTGTTCCGGCGGCACTTTTAAGCCGGAGACCGGATGTAAAAGCAGCAGAATTTGCGGTAATGTCTGCTACGGCAAAAACCGGACTGGCAAAAGCGGCCATGTATCCGAGGCTGAGCATTACCCCGCAAATAGGTGTCAATTCGTTTGAATTTGACAGCTGGTTTGATTTTCCGGGTTCGGTTACCAAAAATATAGCGGCCAATCTGGTGCAGCCAATTTTCCAAAAACGAACGCTGCGCACTGCCTATCAGGTGGCTCAGCTGGAACAGGAAAAAGCGGCGATACAGTTTAAACAATCGTTTCTGGTTGCCGTTGGGGAAGTATCTGACGCCTTGTCAAAAATAAAATATGCCAAAGAGCGCCTACAGCTGATAGATCAGAAAACGGCTTCTTTGGAGAAAGCGACAAAAGGAGCGATGCTGCTTTATAAAAGCGGTATGGCAACTTATCTGGAAGTTATTACAGCCCAGAATAACGCCCTTCAAAACGATCTGGAAGTCATTAACCTCAAACTGGAAAAGCTAAATGCATCCGGCGATTTGTACAGAGCCCTTGGAGGTGGTGTTAATTAG
- a CDS encoding GNAT family N-acetyltransferase, translating to MKIISVRENPEYKDKAIHYLQQAWQEVSPVIYEDCITHCIHAEQDLPQWYLLEKDAVIIGCAGLITNDFISRGELYPWVCAIFIEAAHRGNNYGALLVEKAKEDTRKFGFKYLNLSTDHVGYYEKMGFRYIGQGYHPWEEESRVYQLTL from the coding sequence ATGAAAATAATATCCGTCCGGGAAAATCCCGAATATAAAGATAAAGCAATACACTATTTACAGCAGGCATGGCAGGAAGTATCGCCTGTTATATATGAAGACTGCATCACGCATTGTATCCATGCCGAACAGGATTTGCCGCAATGGTATTTACTGGAAAAGGATGCGGTGATTATCGGCTGTGCCGGACTGATCACCAATGATTTTATCAGCAGGGGAGAGCTGTACCCGTGGGTTTGTGCTATTTTTATTGAAGCGGCACACCGCGGCAATAACTATGGAGCCTTACTGGTTGAAAAAGCAAAAGAAGACACCCGTAAATTTGGTTTTAAATACTTAAACCTTAGTACCGACCATGTGGGGTATTATGAAAAAATGGGTTTTCGCTATATCGGTCAGGGATATCATCCCTGGGAAGAAGAATCCCGTGTTTACCAGCTTACTTTATAA
- a CDS encoding DUF1801 domain-containing protein — MKHAKPVHPDFLYFLELKETNIQELFHDLRACILELYPESNELLYHTHALTTVFSVSDTLSDAFCMLPIYTSHLNLGFNKGTLLPDPDKLLTGTGKLIRHIPVSTAEDYRNEKVKALLLSAIELAIQDRTKPASVTGSSISRISRK; from the coding sequence ATGAAACATGCAAAGCCTGTACATCCTGATTTCCTGTATTTTCTGGAGTTAAAAGAAACAAACATACAGGAATTGTTTCACGATCTGAGAGCCTGTATACTGGAATTATATCCCGAAAGCAATGAATTGCTGTATCATACGCATGCGCTCACTACTGTATTTTCCGTTTCCGACACGCTTTCGGATGCTTTCTGCATGCTGCCCATCTATACCAGTCACCTGAATTTGGGTTTTAATAAAGGAACACTGCTACCCGATCCGGACAAATTATTAACCGGTACGGGGAAACTGATCCGGCATATTCCGGTGAGTACTGCCGAAGATTACCGAAACGAAAAGGTTAAGGCATTGCTGCTGTCGGCTATTGAACTGGCCATTCAGGACAGGACCAAACCGGCTTCCGTTACCGGTTCTTCCATTTCCAGAATCAGCAGAAAATAA
- a CDS encoding MBL fold metallo-hydrolase: protein MTTLHHLNCLKIVSPVNDNVIGHCLLLENNAELYLVDTGIGLLDTQKPDERIGQPLIDIVGFQFNEARTAIKQIEQLGLDPDKVTHCVITHLDPDHIGGLADFPNAVVHVGVEEYQNFKSGNPRYLPQQLDHNPTIVTYAGSTATWFGFEARKVNLNSDTELYLIPLFGHTLGHCGVALQHESGWLFYIGDAYYMKVELTDAEHPVNELARMRADNDALRIETLNRIRAFVAEHPEITVFGYHDIAEFQPAGIVL from the coding sequence ATGACGACGCTGCACCATTTAAACTGTTTAAAGATTGTTTCACCGGTTAACGATAATGTTATCGGACACTGTTTATTACTTGAAAATAATGCGGAACTGTATCTTGTTGATACCGGAATCGGGTTATTGGATACCCAAAAGCCGGACGAACGAATCGGACAGCCGTTGATTGATATTGTGGGTTTTCAGTTTAACGAAGCGCGTACGGCCATAAAACAGATCGAACAGCTCGGGCTCGATCCGGACAAGGTTACCCATTGCGTGATTACGCATCTGGATCCGGATCATATCGGCGGACTTGCCGATTTCCCGAATGCGGTCGTACATGTAGGAGTAGAAGAATATCAAAATTTTAAAAGCGGAAATCCGAGATATTTACCGCAGCAGCTGGATCATAACCCAACCATTGTAACCTATGCCGGAAGCACAGCAACATGGTTTGGATTTGAAGCCCGTAAAGTAAACCTGAATTCCGATACGGAGCTATACCTTATCCCGCTTTTCGGACATACCCTCGGGCATTGTGGTGTGGCGCTACAACACGAATCCGGATGGTTATTCTATATCGGGGATGCTTATTATATGAAAGTGGAACTGACCGATGCAGAACATCCGGTAAATGAGTTAGCCAGAATGAGAGCTGATAATGATGCCCTGCGAATCGAAACACTAAACCGCATTCGTGCCTTTGTTGCGGAACATCCGGAAATAACCGTTTTTGGCTATCATGATATCGCCGAATTCCAACCGGCCGGAATAGTACTATAA
- a CDS encoding helix-turn-helix domain-containing protein, with the protein MDKVLRLDHVGDYNKLLGQETLHPLVSVIDLSKSEPRPHQRMNFGFYTIYLKDIHCGDMRYGCNYYDYQEGTLVFLGPGQVIGIENNGQHYQPQGYALTFHPDLIHGTSLGRNINDYTFFSYEVFEALHLSETERKVIVDCLSKIQFELEHAIDKHSKKLIVSNIELFLNYCVRFYDRQFVTRDHVHKGLLERFENLLHDYFQSDKPQRLGLPSVAYCAAQLHLSANYFGDLIKKETGKSAQEYIQLKLMDLAKEKIFDTNKSVSEIAYELGFKYPQHFSRLFKKRMGYSPNEYRVMNN; encoded by the coding sequence ATGGACAAAGTTTTAAGATTGGATCATGTAGGCGATTATAATAAGCTTTTAGGACAGGAAACACTGCATCCGTTAGTCAGTGTGATTGATCTGTCTAAATCGGAACCGCGCCCGCATCAAAGGATGAATTTCGGTTTTTATACCATTTACTTAAAAGACATCCATTGCGGCGATATGCGCTACGGCTGTAATTATTATGACTACCAGGAAGGAACGCTGGTTTTTTTAGGTCCCGGACAGGTTATCGGTATTGAAAATAACGGCCAGCATTACCAGCCGCAGGGCTATGCGCTGACGTTTCATCCGGATCTGATTCACGGCACTTCACTGGGCCGCAATATCAACGATTATACCTTTTTTTCGTATGAAGTATTTGAAGCGCTTCATTTATCGGAAACGGAGCGAAAAGTGATTGTGGACTGCCTATCTAAAATCCAGTTTGAACTGGAACATGCCATTGACAAACACAGCAAAAAACTGATCGTCAGCAATATTGAACTGTTCCTGAATTACTGTGTTCGTTTTTATGACCGCCAATTCGTAACCCGTGACCATGTTCATAAAGGATTACTGGAACGTTTTGAAAATCTGCTTCACGATTATTTCCAATCCGATAAACCGCAGCGACTGGGTTTACCGTCTGTAGCCTATTGTGCGGCACAACTGCATCTATCTGCCAATTATTTTGGTGACCTGATCAAAAAGGAAACCGGTAAATCGGCTCAGGAGTATATTCAGCTAAAACTGATGGATCTGGCAAAAGAAAAGATCTTTGATACCAACAAATCTGTAAGTGAGATCGCCTATGAACTGGGGTTTAAATATCCGCAGCATTTTAGCCGGTTGTTTAAAAAACGTATGGGGTATTCGCCTAATGAATACCGGGTGATGAATAACTAA
- a CDS encoding (R)-mandelonitrile lyase, translating into MNANSTNEKAIFPTGERGSAAYFSGTTRVKILIQKGGDVNYSIANVQFEPAARTNWHTHPAGQVLLVTEGSGFYQEKGKPAIAIAKGDTVNIPANVEHWHGAASGSHFTHIAITSYKGEENVVWLEPVTDEEYNSIQ; encoded by the coding sequence ATGAATGCCAACAGCACTAATGAAAAGGCTATTTTTCCAACAGGAGAAAGAGGTTCTGCCGCTTATTTTTCGGGTACCACCCGGGTTAAAATATTAATCCAAAAAGGAGGTGATGTAAACTATTCCATTGCCAATGTACAGTTTGAACCGGCTGCCAGAACCAACTGGCACACGCATCCTGCCGGGCAGGTATTACTGGTAACCGAAGGAAGCGGTTTTTACCAGGAAAAAGGGAAACCGGCAATTGCTATTGCAAAAGGTGATACAGTCAATATCCCGGCAAATGTTGAGCACTGGCACGGAGCGGCATCCGGCAGTCATTTTACCCATATTGCAATTACCAGTTATAAAGGGGAAGAAAATGTGGTCTGGCTGGAACCGGTAACCGATGAAGAATACAACAGCATACAATAA
- a CDS encoding NAD(P)-dependent alcohol dehydrogenase, with amino-acid sequence MEKFTVKAYGTQAPDAAIAQLSIDRRTVTANDVEIEILYCGVCHSDLHTARNDWGGTIYPAVPGHEIVGRVSSVGSGVTKFKVGDIAAVGCLVDSCRECEQCKNDLEQYCIPGFTGTYNGKDKHLNQQTFGGYSEKVVVDQHFVLKVPKNLDLAATAPLLCAGITTWSPLKHWKVGKDSKVAVVGLGGLGHMAIKLAKGLGAHVTLFSRSPEKEKDALELGADQVIISTSEAQMAEVSGKFDLIIDTVPYVHDVNHYIPTLNINGTIVLVGYLGDLNPMLNTVPMILGRKSVAGSVIAGIAETQELLDFCGEHNIVSDIEIIKMQDINEAYERMLKSDVRYRFVIDMASLKN; translated from the coding sequence ATGGAAAAATTCACCGTAAAAGCATACGGGACACAGGCTCCCGATGCAGCAATAGCACAACTAAGTATCGACCGCAGAACCGTAACGGCTAACGATGTGGAAATCGAAATCCTGTATTGCGGCGTTTGCCATTCCGATCTGCACACGGCGCGCAACGACTGGGGCGGTACGATTTATCCGGCTGTTCCGGGACATGAAATCGTAGGTAGAGTGAGCAGTGTAGGTAGCGGAGTAACCAAATTTAAAGTAGGCGATATCGCTGCTGTAGGTTGTTTGGTCGATTCCTGCAGAGAATGCGAGCAATGTAAAAACGATCTGGAACAATACTGTATTCCGGGATTCACAGGTACCTACAACGGTAAAGACAAACATCTGAACCAGCAGACTTTTGGCGGTTATTCCGAAAAAGTGGTAGTCGACCAGCATTTTGTATTAAAAGTGCCTAAAAACCTGGATCTGGCCGCGACAGCACCGTTATTATGCGCCGGAATTACCACCTGGTCGCCATTAAAACACTGGAAAGTAGGAAAGGACAGTAAAGTAGCTGTAGTGGGATTAGGCGGACTGGGACACATGGCTATCAAATTGGCAAAAGGACTTGGGGCTCATGTAACATTGTTTTCCCGTTCTCCGGAAAAAGAAAAAGACGCTTTGGAACTGGGCGCCGATCAGGTGATTATTTCAACAAGTGAGGCACAAATGGCTGAGGTAAGCGGTAAATTCGACTTAATTATCGATACCGTTCCTTATGTACATGATGTAAACCATTATATCCCAACCTTAAACATTAACGGTACAATCGTATTGGTAGGTTATTTAGGGGATCTTAACCCGATGCTGAACACCGTTCCGATGATTTTAGGCAGAAAATCGGTTGCCGGCTCTGTTATTGCCGGCATCGCTGAAACTCAGGAATTACTGGATTTCTGCGGAGAGCACAATATCGTTTCGGATATTGAAATCATCAAAATGCAGGATATTAACGAAGCTTATGAGCGTATGCTGAAAAGCGATGTGCGTTACCGTTTTGTGATTGATATGGCATCATTAAAAAACTAA
- a CDS encoding NmrA family NAD(P)-binding protein, whose amino-acid sequence MKITIAGSLGNIGKPLTQKLVGEGHAVTVITSSANRQAEIENLGAKAAVGSVSDAAFLQQAFHGADAVFSMTPPNMGGSNIITNTVNAGKALAAAIKESGVKRVVMLSSIGADLPDGNGPIQSLYHIEQLFNELDAVAITYLRAGYFYTNFYNDVPMIKGMNIMGGNMEANTTLPLVHPTDIAVAAAEALQQESTGKNIRYVVSDITTPAQLAATLGAAIAKPALPWVTFTDEQALEGMQQAGVPKEIAELYTEMGAGLRNGAIQHDFIQQGSVITGAIKPEDFAKEFASKF is encoded by the coding sequence ATGAAAATTACAATTGCAGGTTCTCTTGGAAATATCGGTAAACCCTTAACCCAAAAACTGGTTGGCGAAGGCCATGCCGTAACGGTTATCACCAGCAGCGCAAACAGACAGGCGGAAATAGAAAACTTAGGAGCAAAAGCAGCCGTAGGTTCCGTTAGTGATGCCGCTTTTTTACAGCAGGCTTTTCACGGTGCCGATGCCGTTTTTTCGATGACACCTCCCAATATGGGCGGCAGCAACATCATTACAAACACGGTAAACGCCGGTAAAGCATTGGCTGCAGCCATAAAAGAATCGGGCGTAAAACGCGTAGTGATGCTGAGCAGTATTGGTGCCGATTTACCGGACGGAAACGGGCCGATCCAATCGCTATATCATATTGAGCAGCTGTTTAACGAACTGGATGCTGTAGCAATTACCTATCTGCGTGCCGGATATTTCTATACCAATTTTTACAATGATGTACCGATGATTAAAGGCATGAACATTATGGGCGGTAACATGGAAGCCAATACAACTTTACCGCTGGTACATCCAACGGATATTGCGGTGGCTGCGGCAGAAGCTTTACAGCAGGAATCTACCGGTAAAAACATCCGTTATGTTGTAAGCGATATAACAACTCCGGCGCAATTAGCCGCTACACTGGGAGCAGCCATAGCCAAACCGGCATTACCCTGGGTAACGTTTACAGACGAACAGGCACTGGAAGGTATGCAACAGGCCGGAGTACCGAAAGAAATTGCGGAACTGTATACCGAAATGGGTGCCGGATTGCGAAACGGAGCGATCCAGCATGACTTTATCCAACAGGGCAGCGTAATAACCGGAGCCATAAAACCGGAAGATTTCGCCAAAGAATTTGCTTCAAAATTCTAA